CGTGTTGCCTTCCCAATCCGGTTCACGCGGTCGGCACCCCGAAAGGGTGATTTCTTAAGCTCAATGGCTGGCCTGCGTTTTCCCCTGTCATCGCTTCACGTGCGGCCTCGCAGCTGCCCGCGCATAACTCGGGGCCGTGATGGTGTAGCTACTCCTTTCACGTGGGGCTCTCTCATCCCCTACCCTATGCCGGTTTATCCCGGCGCTTTCGAACCGTCCCCTTGTGATTGGTTCCCTGTTCACCTTTTTTTTTCCTTTTTTGTTCTTGTTACTAGTGCTAAATAGCTTTATAATATAATAACAAATGCAGCATGGAATAGAGTTTATAAAAAAGGCCACAAATTGCGCAAACAGAATCTAAGGAGGAAACGGTTTTTTGACAGCCTCACTAAAAGGTAAGATACGATTGCCGATTCACCTCAAATGGAGCGGACCGCGCGAGTATGATCTGTCAGATCCGAAAGAACGACTTCGAGTTTACGAAATTGTTCTTCGAGAAGGAAGAGCAGACGACATCAGCCGTTTTATCGATCCGGATGAAGTGTTGCGACTGTGGAATTCTCTGGTTTTACCGAGCTTTGTACGCACTGCCTGGGCTGACTACTTTTTAGTCAAACGAAATCAGATTGTTCCTGATTCGACATCGGAGCATTCCTTGTAAGGAGATATTATAAAATGCTGACTTCTTTACAGATACGTGTTGCCAAGCTTTTCTTAAGTCTTCCGGAGGCGTGTCATTTCGCACTGGCCGGAGGTGCTGCGCTTATTTTTAAAAACGAAGTTGCGAGACATACTCAGGATTTGGATTTTTTTTGCCCCCTTCAAAATGAAGTACGAGCTGCGTCTGAAAGTTTACAAAAAAGTCTTGCGAGTTTAGGATTACGCTTCCAAATCGTAAGTTCCTCTCCGTCATTTGTGAGAATGATCGTGCAGGAAACTGAATCCAATGAAGAAGTAGTCGTTGATATTGGACATGATTACCGTCTTAAAAAGCCCGATGACACTGAGATAGGGCCTGTTCTGTCTACTGAAGAACTTGCAGCAGATAAGCTGCTCGCGCTATTTGGACGTGCTGAGGCACGAGATTTCGTTGATGTTTACCATTTGATGCATAAGTTTGGTGTAGCATCTGTTCTGCATTTGGCAAAAGAGAAGGATACCGGATTTGATCCGTATATCCTGGCAATTGAAATTGGAAAGCTCGCTCGTCTTCCCAGAAAAGAGTTTGAAGTAGACGATCTTACATATCAGGAATTGCAGATTTTTTTTCGCAATCTTCGAGCTGAACTTTTGGAAAAAGCGCTTTGACACACGTTGAACCGCGGCTGATGTAATGTACTTGCCCTTCACTTGGGCCAGCCCGGTAATGCCTACTTTGATCTGGCGCATGTAATCATACCTGGGGACTTCCCGGCGAAACTGCTATGCTTAGAAGGGAGAGGGTAATCGCAGCTAAAAAGATGCCGACCCCGGCGCAAACCAGAGAGGCGAAGATTTCCTAAAAGCGGCACCGGCCGGAGGTATACAGGCCGTAACCATAATGTCAAAATAAATGTGCGTGCCCTTTATTCGCCCCCTGACCCCTTATTTATAAGTACGTTCATCTCTTTTCCTGATGTCTAGGATCTCAATTACCCTGGCTTCATCATTTATGTCAAAAAGAATCCGCTCCTCACCTACTCTATATCGGTAGGAAGCCACCGGAGCATTCTCCAACTTGATGGTACCATAAGCTCTAGGATCTTTTTTCAGCTTTTCTACCGCATCTTTTATCCGTGTAGCATCCTTGTCGGACAAGCTCAAAAAAGCCTTTTCCGCTCGACGGGAGAAGATAACGCGATACATTTTACAGAACCTTCTTGGAAAAGACTTCCTCGGCAGGGATTCCCTTCCCGTCCTTGATTTCCTTTCTAGCCTCAAGCAAGCCTGCTAAATATTCAGCGTCAGAGAATTCCTTCAATGCTTGCTTAACCTCAAGATATTTCTCTATATCCACCAAAAGAGCAACTGGCTTGCCCTGCTGGGTTATAACCACCTCTGCCCCATCTTCCTTGACTGAAGAGAGAAGCTTAGTCAAATTCTTCCGTAGCTCATGAACCCCAACAAAGGGATTCTTAAGAATGTCTAGCATAACTGCTCACCTCATTAAGCATTCTTTATTAATATATTAATATATCCATAACGCAAATGTCAATGCACACAAGGGGTCGGTTCTTTTGTGTTCTTTTCCTTCTTTTACCGTCTTCTTGAAGGCAACAGGTGAAGACGATTGCTCATTAAGCAATAGGCATATAGCTGGTATCCGCTGGTTTCTTTATGTTTCCCAAGTATCTCTATAAACTTCCGGTTGTCCTCATTATCTTCAAATATCCGCTGCTTATTAATTCCTCTTAATACTATAAGGTAGATACCTGTGCTACTTTTTTTCTTGCGGCTCTTGGCATACCATCACCACTTTTGAGGGCAGCATAAAAAGGATTATTTTGACAACACAAAAGAACCGTCCCCTTATGTTGGTACCCTTATGTTGGTACCCTTATGTTGGTTTTATTATGGCGTCCTCTAATTCAGGGATATCCCCAAAACGAGGCAGGAAATGACAGTAAAATGTAGAAAGGACATATAATGTCGTACATAAATAATTCTGCGGCATGTTATTCTTTTTAGCCGGATGAGGAGGATTTAGCGGTGCGCTGGACGCTGGCAGGCAAATTTGCTGGAGATGCGATCTTTTTCAATGCCGGTTACCTATTAGCCTTTTTGATTCGTTTTGGCGGCGAATTGCCAAAAGCTAACTGGGAAGCCTTTTTGGCTACATCTCCCTATATTACTGTGATAGCCTTGATCCTTTTTTATGGTTACGGCCTGTATACCCCTGGGCGGCGTCGCTTTGAGGAGATCTTCGCTTCCTTGTTTTGCGCCTTGGCCATCACCTTTTTAGCTGCCATTACCCTTTCCTACATGCTGCACCAGTTTGCCTTTCCCCGGACGGTCTTTTTAATCTCTGCTCCCTTGCAGTTACTGCTTTTAGGCCTTTGGCGCTGGCTGGCCTGGGACTGGTCCAGAAAGCGGATGGGGCCGCTCAGGCTGGTGGTGATTGGTTCCCCGGCCCAGGCTGTGGAAAGGGCCCGGCAGATCAGTCAGGCCGGAGAGGATATGTACCAGGTGGCCGTCCTGATAACAGTCTCACCAGAGGCAACTCTACAAAAGCATGGCGAGGGCGCGCCTGGAGGGGATGCCTATTCCGAGCTAGCAGCGGCTATAGACCACAAAACAGCTAATGGCATACTTTTTTGCCAGGATGTGCCTCGAGAGATAAGGATTGCCCTGATGTCTCAGGCGGCGGCTCAGGGATTATCAATCTTTGTCATCCCGGATACCTATGAAATTATCCTTTCTAATTCCCGGCTGGATCAAATGGACGGGATTCCGGTCTTCCGGTTAACGGGCTTCGCCCCGAATCCCTCCTTGGCCTGGGAGCGGTTAACCGATGTGGCCTTGGCCATGGTGATTGCCGTTTTGTCTCTGCCGGTAATGCTGCTCGCCGCTATCGCCATCAAGCTTGAAACTCCGCAGGGGCCGATCCTCTTTCGCCAGGAGCGCGTAGGGCAAGGAGGCAAAGTCTTTCAGCTTTATAAGCTCCGCACCATGGTACCAGACGCTGAAAAACTAACCGGGCCGGTCCTGGCCACAGATAAAGACCCCCGCATCACCAAGGTGGGTCGGGTACTCCGATTTATGCGCATCGATGAATTGCCCCAGCTTTATAATGTGTTATTTGGTAATATGAGCTTTGTCGGGCCACGCCCGGAGCGGCCCTTCTTTGTGGAGCAGTTCCGCCGGGAAGTTCCCGGTTATGATTACAGGCACCAGATCAAAGTGGGTATTACCGGACTGGCCCAGGTGGAGGGCAAGTACAGCACTTCAGTTGAGGACAAGCTCTGTTATGACCTGATTTACGCTAAGACCAAATCCCCGCTTAAAGACCTGCAGATCTTACTCCACACAATTAAAGTCATGTTAATGCGCAGCAAGGCCTCATAACCCACATGGTCGAGTAGCAGCGCGCCTCACGGCGCACTGCTACTCGACCGTTGTGTATAGTGTGCATCCCCTATTCCTTAATACTCAAATTATTGTCACTAATGCTAAAAGCCTTTATAATAAATACTGTAGTAATTCTATTTTCTGAGGAGAATAGAAGAAGAGATGATGGGGATGAATTGAACTGCTTTATCTTAAGTATCTGGAGGTGCAGATATGAGCGTTGATAAAATTAAAACCGAAGCTCTTCGGCTGAGCCCGGAGGCGCGCGCTTATTTAGCTCGGGAGTTGCTGCTCAGCTTGGATACAATGAACGAGGCTGATATTGAAAAACTATGGATAGACGAGGCCATTCGTCGAGATGAAGAATTGGATAGCGGGAGAGTGCGTGCATACCCTGCTGATGAGGTACTCACCCGTGCGCGCGCTCGCCGAAAATGACCAGACAGTTATCTATCCATGAAGCTGCAGAGGCTGAAATCCAATTCCGATGGTGAATGGTTCCAGACAATAATTTAGTATGGTGTCCCCTCAATATCTAATTTTATCAACACAAAGGAACTGTCCCCTTGTGTTTCCCTTGTGTTTCATTCCTGCCTAATTTCCAGAAAAAGGGCTCGCCTTCTTGCTTTCTCCCTGGATTAACTGTAAAGCTTTTCGTACCGAGCAATCATTACGTCTAAGTCAAACAGCTCTTTAGCCCGCTTCCTTCCGGCCAGGCCCGTCTATGTTCTATAAGTTAGCAGCAATTCACTAAGCAATAATTCAGTATAAGTTTACCCTTTTAATAACTGTTCAAACGGTAGCTATTGGGGTATACTGATATTGGAAACCCTTAACAGAGGTGGTGAACGCTATGGAGTTTAAAGAACTGAATCTTGCCGGTCATCAGCTTATTGCCATCCAGGAAGCGAGCAGAATATTGCAGGCTTATTTTCCAGTGCAAGAAGTGCGTTTGTTTGGCTCTTTTGCCAAAGGAGAGGGAACGGAAGATTCTGATCTGGATATATTCGTATTGACTACACGGCCAGTTTCTTACACTGAAAAAGCGGCTATGTCAGATGCTATTTTTGAAATTAACCTGCAGTATGGCGTTATCATCCACCTGTTAATAGCTTCAGCAGACGAGTGGAATTCATCGGTATGGTCGCAATTACCGGTATATCAGGATATTCGTCAAGAAGGCGCGATTATTTGAGTATGCGAGAAGAACACTTTGCCTTAGCAGAGTACTGGATGGAAAAAGCTGATGAAAGTTTGCGCGCGGCCAAAGTATTATTGGATGCCGGAATTACCGGGGCCAGCATGAGCCGGTTGTATTATGCCGTTTTTTACGCAGCCAGCGCGTTATTTGCCGCCATTAGATCAACTGTAAAGCTTTTCGTACCGAGCAATCATTACGTCTAAGTCAAACAGCTCTTTAGCCCGCTTCCTGCCGGCCAGGCCCATTTTCGTCCGCAGTTCCTCGCTGCCGGCAAGTTCCTTAATCTGCTCCACGGCAGGGCCGATGTCCGGCCCCTGCACCAGATACCCTGTTTCCCCATGCACCACCATCTCCCCCACCCCGCCAACGTTTTTGGCCACCACCGGCACCCCGGCCAGCATGGCCTCGATAATGGTCAGGGGAAGCCCCTCGTAGGCGGAAAAGAGGGCAAAAATATCAAAGCCTGTTAAGAGCCTTTGTACATCTTCCCGGTTGCCGGCAAGTATTACCTGGCCTTCAAGCTTATTTTGGCTGATAAACTCCCGGCATTGGGATCTCAGGGGCCCGTCCCCGACAATAAGAAAGCGGTAGCGCTCACTGTCTTCCGCCAAAAGCCTTCTGGTCGCCTCCAAAAACAACAGCGGCTGCTTGGGGGGAGACAAACGCATTACGGTACCGATAACAACACTGCCGGCACCTAGGTTAAGCTCCTGCCGCACCGCGATCCTATCCACCTTACTGGGGGCATTATCCGGCACCCCGTTATAGATGACCGCCATTTTAGCGGCATCAACCAGCTTCAAAGCCAGCCCTTTATCCCGATCGTATTCCGAAACACAGGCCACCCGGGTGCTCACCCGCCCCGCCAGCCGTTCCGCCAGAGTGTACACCAAGCGCAGCCAAAAGGGCTGGTGGCCGCCAATCCCCCAGCCATGGGCGGTAAAGAAAATTTTCGGCACCCCGGCCAGGTGTGCGGCCAGCCGCCCCAAGATACCGGCCTTGGAGCTGTGGCAGTGCACAATGTCGTAACCGCCGGACTTAAATAAGCGGTACAGCTTAAAAAAGCACAAAAAATCCTGAAACGGAGATATCTCCCGCTTCAGACAGTCAAGCTCTATCACCTTTACCGCGGGCAGTTTTTCAAGCCATTCCACCAGCTCCCCGCCCGGCCCGCAGGCCACAGTAACCTCGTACTTCTCCCGGTCAAGCCCTGCCGCCAGGAAATAAACCACCTTCTGCGCCCCGCCTGTTTCAGACAGAGTCACCAGCTGCATAATTTTCTGCCGCAACATATTTTGCATGCGCTCCCTCGTCATCTTCGCCCCGGGCAACTGAGCCGAATATTACCAGCATCTCCACAGAAAACTGCTTCATTAAACCGGTTCTTTGCTTCCAATACAGCTTCTCTTTGTTCTTTGGCAAGAATTTAGAAAAAAGATCAGCGAAGCCGAGCAATACCAGCTAGATCTGATTGCTAAAGGCATTAGGTTGATTGTTTCTTGTAAAACTCTCCAGATAAACCAATGACTGCTCAATTTCGTCATCTTGATAATCTTGTTCAGCTTTTAATTCTTTCACTTCTTTTGTTGCCTCAGCCGACGAAAAACCGGATTGCAGCAAAAAATATAGAGTAGCTTTTAACTCCAAGTCCCTGGCATCAAATTTATTTAACCCTTGGATTATTTCTTTAAAAGGCATTAATTCAGTGCATGAATCTGGATGAGCATCTAATAGTTTTCTTCCTTTTTGCGAAAGATGATATGTATACTGGTTGAACCCTCCAGGAGTTTGGGTTTTTTCCTCATCCACCAATCCTAACCACTTCATTTCTTCCAGTTCATTGGCCAAAGCCTCTGAAAACGGACCATAAAAATGATAATCAAAATCGTGAGAAAAAGGAACTCCAATTTGTTTACTCAAATAGACAATTTTTTGTAGTTTCTTTCTTCCTCTTACTTTATCTAATAAGTCAATAAGCCTTCCCAACATTACATAGGATTCTAACATTTTTCTCCCCCTTCATCGTAATTTATTTATTTCCATAACTATTTCTTTCCGGCATTCTTCATCCGGAACATAAATATATACACCAACCTGCCGCTTACCGGCAATAGAGCGAATAGGAGCAGAAATTTTAGATATTTCAACCGGGTTACCATGCTCGTTCAGCACCAAAATAGATGGTTTTTGCCCTTCTTCATCTTGAGTATAATAATCATAGGCTACGTCCGATGTCCGGTCTTGCAGTAAATAGTAGCGTGGGTCATAACCACATTTTTTCAGGATATCTTTTACTTTTTCACTAAAGTCAAATGGCGCATTTTCTGGCACAGCAACCGGTTTAAATAGTCTGCGGTTGAGTACCCTCAAAGCAAAATCCCTTAAAACAACATCATCGGCATATGACCATAACTTGACTGCATGTAACAAATCGCTATCATCCAAATCAATATATGCTTGCAAGCTAGAAGCCCCTGATAAAAACGGCAAAAGCATCCTGGGAATTTCAGATGCCGGCAACTCACTGTTTTGATAAAGGTATTGCGCCCGTTTCCAGGTTGCCTGTAATAGTTTTTCTAAGCCACGGGTAGTCTTGTGAAAATATATTTGCCAATAGGCATAGTATCTGCTAAACACAAATTGTTCGGCTACCGGCAACGCCTTACTTTCTACCACCAAGTTCTCACCACAAATAGTTAACATTTCCAGTAGTCGGTCCAGGTCAAATTTGCCGTATGTAGTTCCTGTCATAATAGAATCCCGTTGCAAATAATCCATTCTGTCCACATCTAATTGACTGGAAATCACATTTTTAATTAGTTTCCATCTGGGGTTACCGGAAATGGCTTCTACAACTTTACCAGGCAACGATGGATCGAATTCGCTAAGTTTTTTGAAAACCTCTGTGTCACCTCTGAGAATTTCACAGCTCCAATACTCATGCTTTCGCCCTTCAACTAAAAATCCTTCCAATGCATGGGAAAAAGGCCCGTGGCCTATATCATGTAATAAGGCAGATATTTTGCCAACCAGCAATTGCTCTTCGTTCAAGGGAAAACCAATTTCACGCAGGTGCGAAGCCAATTTGCAAAAAAGGTGCATAACTCCCAAAGAATGTCCGAAACGGGAATGCTCGGCACCATGATAAGTTGCGGGAGTTGTACCCAACTGCCGAATTCTTCTTAACCTCTGAAACTCCCTACATTCAATCAAATTTAATAACAAGCCTCTTTGAATTTTAATAAAGCCATGAACTGGATCCCTAAACAGTTTTGGCTTTTCCAACCCATTATACAACTCCTTATAAACGAATTGCTTCTTTACTTATCATAATAGAACACATGTTCGGTGTCAATAAGGATTAAATGCGATTTAAAACAATCAACACCCGGAAAATAAGGTCGTCGAGCTTTGCCTGCCGGTAGGTCTCGCCTTTGAAAGCATAGCGCAAGCGACCCATAAATGTGCTTCGCTGATTAATAAAGCTGTCGAGCATTATTTTTTTATCCAAAGGAAGAGATTCTCCGTATATTTTGTTAAATTCATTTGCCTGCTTGGTAACCAGGGGTATTCTGCCCAGCTTTAAAAATCTCTTGGCCCTTTTTGTCCATTTTGCTAAAAATCCGCTTTTTTCACCAATCGTATTGGCGGAGTGCTGCCGGTATAATATTCTGGACTCTACATCGTAATAAACTTTGCCAAACGCTGAAACAACCAGGTAAATCCACCAGTCATGAATTATTGCCGCCGAAGGGAGCTTCTTCAAGAGCAATTGCCGGGCGGCATTGTTTATTATTATTGTGCATCCCGTGGCAATGTTCTGAACCAAGGCATTGCCGAAAGCCGGTTCTCGCCCGTAGAACTGTGAGAGCCCCAATATTTCAAGGTTTTCATCCACCAATGTGGCCCGGGAACAATACATAGCCGGCACATTATCGCTATATCTATCCAGGATGCCGACGGCCCGGGCAACCTTATCTTTTTTCCACACATCGTCCTGGTCACAAAAAGCGATATACTCCGCATCAGGCGATGAAAGTTCAAGCAACGAAAAAAAACTTCTTACAACCCCTATGTTTTTCCCATGCAAAATTTGCACATTTTTTAAGCTCGAATATTTTTCGAGTATACGTAGGGTTTCATCAGTTGAACCATCATCCCGGATAAGCATTGCCAATTCCGGGTAGTCTTGTTGCAAAACACTATCCATCAGCTCTTCTAAATACTTTTGGCCATTGTATGTCGATAATAAAACATGGACTCTAGAGGTTCTCATGCTGCCACCCCATATGCGCATGTCGTGATACACACGTTACGCTTTGGCTTGAATTGACTTTGGGGTCGAATCATTGCATTGTTGCACAAAATTGGTGACTTAAATTGAATTTATAACATTCAGAAGTGGTTCTAATACAATATCCCATTGATAGTTTTCCTTAACATATTTTTGAATGGTTGGATTTGGTCTTCCTTGGGCTAAAGCATTTTTGATTGAATTTGCAATAGAATCAACGGAATGAGGGTTACAATAGTAGGCGTTTTCTTGGAAATACTCTCTCACAGGAGGAACATCAGAGACTACAATTTGGCACCCTTGGGCAGCAGCTTCTAAAGATGCTATACCTGGCGTTTCTATAAAACTTGGTTGAACATGTACCGTAGCTTTGCTTAGCAATGCCTGAACTATCCTATGGTCCAATGACCCTGTAAATACTACTTTACTACTCGAGATGCTTCTAATTAAATTATAGTATTTTTCACTTCCAAGAGACGGTTTTCCAACAATAACTAAAGTCACATCAATTGCATTTGAAGCCTTAATCAAATTTAGCTGATTTTTTCTAGGTCCAATACCCCCTACACAGCAAATAAAGGTATGGTTAACCCAACTACCAAATTGTTTTTCTAACATCATTATTTCGTTGCTTATATCGCCTTTATTGTCAAACCCATTCTTTATTATATGAGTTCGAGCTCTGGACATTGATGAGTACGCAGCTAATAAATGTACTTTCTCTGCCTCTGAATTTGGGCAAACACACGCGGCGTTATCTATAATCTTATTTATTAAGGCATGCCTGAACAGGAACTCTCGAAATTTATAGGAAATGCCGAGTTTCTTTATCCTATCGTAATTTTTTAAATAATACCTCGCCCCTTTAATTAAGTCTCTAAAACATACGGGTACAATTCTCTTTATTATCTCAGCCAGTATATTTGGGTAAGCATTGATTGGTATAGTTCGTTCTAAGTCCCAATATACTGGAAATAAAATAAACGGTACTCCATTTGCTGTTGCCAACTTTGAATGAATTAATGCCTCATACGGGTTAGTTAAGTTAAAGATTATTGCTAAATCATTGTCTGACAATTTAGGATCAAAATCATTAATCACCTGTACGTCATAGCTCATGTCCGCTAAATACTCTGCTATCGCATTTATTTGAACTGTATCACCTCCTGGAAACTCTAGGGAATTGCTTCGATTCAACAAAACAATCTTCATTTTACCACCTAAATTATATTAAACCTTTCGACTTCAAAGCACATAATACCGTAGATACTCGAGCTTCCCATGTATTGTTTCGCGCCTCCTTGAAAAGTTCATTGATAAATGATTCATCGTTCTTAAGTTTCAATGAATCTTCCAGCCTTTGAGCAAATTCCTCTTTACTTTTGGCTATTAATACTGAGGTATATTTACGGCATTCAGGCAAGTCTGTGCTAACTACAGGCTTTCCTCCAGCCATATACTCAAATATTTTTACAGGAGAAGTACACATAGTAATTTGATTTATTTTAAAGGGCACAATAGTAATATCAAACTTAGACAATAGGTATGGCAATCGGTCGTAGTCCTGGCGTGGCCATATTTCAATATTATTCGTATTAAACAGTTCTTTTTGTTCTATTGTAACATTTGGATAAACTTGACCAACTAATAGAAAATTCCACTCTGGAAACTGCTTTGCGCAATAGTAAATCAAATCAAAATCCATCCATTCAGCTATTGCACCATAATAACCAACAAGTACCTTTGATTTATTTCTCAAACGTTCTAATTTAGGCCAAAATACGCGTTCAGGTCTACCAAAGTCCTCGTAACATACTCCATTGGGAACTAGAATTACATCCGGTCGGGAGTCATATATTTTTTTAAAAATCAAATCAGAAGTAGCTAAAACTACATTGGCTCTATGAAGAGATTCCTCATGGTCAATAAGTAAATCATCGTACTGTTGAAAAGTACTCAAATCATCAATGCAATCATATACATAGACACAGTTAGACACTAGGTTTCGTATACTTTTGTTTTGTAAAGGCCAATATTGCCATATTACTGAGGGTACGTTCAGTTTACTTAATAAGTTACCGTAATTTCCATCGTTAAATAAAAACATATTCGGGTGCAATTGTTTTAAGCCACGTACACTCCAATCCGGCTCACAATAACTCTGTACATCTACACAGTAGATTACAGGAAAACCGCAACGTGCCAAGGTACTAGCGATTTGCTGCGGCCGTTGAAACAGATATCCCCATGGACAACTCGGCGCAGGAAAAATGAATGCCGGCTTGTTTATATATCTACCCAAACAGGCCTCGATAGTTTTTTTGATATCATCTTCAGATGGAAATCGGAGAACTAACCTTTTAATTTTTGAATCAGATATATTGTTCACGACTTTTTTTATTAGCCGTCTCGGGTCTTGAAATAATTTTACAATTCTTTTGATTATATTTTTCATAATTTTTATCTTTTTAAATCCAGTTTGGTCTTTATGTGTTTCAAATTTTGTTCAATAGGAGACAAAATATCAACGTCGCAATTTTCTTTCCTACCTGAGAGTATGCACTTAGTTTTACGCAGAAACTCTGCCACCTTAAAGGTTCTTGTCTCACGAATTACCGAAAGCTGTAACAATGTCTGGTGTATAGTCTCCAGCACCCATGGGCTTAATTCCAAACCCGTAGTTCTATAATGTCCACTATGCAAACTGTGAACTTGTATGGCTTCTTGTAAGACATTCTTGAGTTTATCACAATGAATTTTTGCATTAAAGTACTTTTCAATATATTCTCTAGTGTTTGCTTTAGTTTTCAATTCAAGCTTAACTTCCAATTTATTAATTA
This genomic interval from Syntrophomonadaceae bacterium contains the following:
- a CDS encoding glycosyltransferase; this encodes MKNIIKRIVKLFQDPRRLIKKVVNNISDSKIKRLVLRFPSEDDIKKTIEACLGRYINKPAFIFPAPSCPWGYLFQRPQQIASTLARCGFPVIYCVDVQSYCEPDWSVRGLKQLHPNMFLFNDGNYGNLLSKLNVPSVIWQYWPLQNKSIRNLVSNCVYVYDCIDDLSTFQQYDDLLIDHEESLHRANVVLATSDLIFKKIYDSRPDVILVPNGVCYEDFGRPERVFWPKLERLRNKSKVLVGYYGAIAEWMDFDLIYYCAKQFPEWNFLLVGQVYPNVTIEQKELFNTNNIEIWPRQDYDRLPYLLSKFDITIVPFKINQITMCTSPVKIFEYMAGGKPVVSTDLPECRKYTSVLIAKSKEEFAQRLEDSLKLKNDESFINELFKEARNNTWEARVSTVLCALKSKGLI